In Actinomycetes bacterium, one genomic interval encodes:
- a CDS encoding Na+/H+ antiporter, with translation MTEALQILALVCAVAVVAAGARRLGLSAPLVLVVVGVLASYVPGVPEYHLEPEVVLLGFLPPLLYAAALRTSLVDVRANRQAIGILAVGAVAFTTVGVGLVAWWVVPGVSIAAAFALGAVVSPPDAVAATTIARRVGMPRRIVSILEGESLLNDATALVALRTSAIAITASVTVLEVSWEFVVAAGGGIVAGLAVAAALAAARRRVQDPVLDTTVSLVAPFIAYLAAESFHGSGVLSVVIVGLVLGHKAPALQSASSRLAEQTNWRTITFVLENAVFLLIGLQVSQVVRRATEGELSPTRLAVICGVVLLATLVTRIVWVFAATAAYRFGPAKMRAAAWSWSHATLVSWAGMRGVVTLAAAFVLPEETPHRDVLVLAAFAVVGGTLLLNGTTLPWLVRRLGVVGPDPAEDALEEAALLSKATRAGLDRLEELKQDGDDPHVIERLEERARSRADAAWERLGAPSDQETPSETYRRLRQEMLDAERRVVLHARDMGKVDDEVLQDVMNLLDTEESLLDRLEDKGTDVERELVAKVERVRACVHLTEAPVAVKPTSPEGCEECLRDGTRWVHLRLCLACGHVGCCDSSPQQHATKHFHETGDPVIRSFEQGEGWRWCFVDDRLG, from the coding sequence ATGACTGAGGCCCTCCAGATCCTGGCGCTCGTCTGCGCGGTCGCCGTGGTGGCGGCAGGAGCGCGGCGGCTGGGCCTGTCGGCACCACTGGTCCTGGTCGTCGTGGGTGTCCTGGCGTCGTACGTCCCCGGTGTCCCCGAGTACCACCTCGAGCCGGAGGTCGTGCTCCTCGGCTTCCTGCCGCCGCTGCTCTACGCCGCCGCGCTGCGCACCTCGCTGGTCGACGTGCGGGCCAACCGGCAGGCCATCGGCATCCTCGCCGTGGGTGCGGTGGCCTTCACGACCGTCGGCGTGGGACTGGTCGCCTGGTGGGTGGTGCCCGGCGTGAGCATCGCGGCCGCCTTCGCCCTCGGCGCGGTGGTCTCGCCGCCGGACGCCGTGGCGGCCACGACCATCGCCCGGCGGGTCGGCATGCCGAGGCGCATCGTGTCGATCCTCGAAGGTGAGAGCCTGCTCAACGACGCGACGGCGCTGGTCGCCCTGCGCACCTCGGCCATCGCGATCACCGCGTCGGTGACGGTGCTCGAGGTGTCGTGGGAGTTCGTCGTCGCGGCGGGCGGCGGGATCGTGGCCGGCCTGGCCGTGGCGGCCGCACTCGCCGCGGCCCGCCGGAGGGTGCAGGACCCCGTGCTCGACACGACGGTGTCCCTCGTCGCGCCGTTCATCGCCTACCTGGCTGCCGAGAGCTTCCACGGCAGCGGCGTCCTGTCGGTTGTGATCGTCGGCCTGGTCCTCGGGCACAAGGCCCCGGCGCTGCAGTCCGCGTCCTCGCGCCTCGCCGAGCAGACGAACTGGCGCACCATCACCTTCGTCCTCGAGAACGCCGTGTTCCTGCTGATCGGCCTGCAGGTGTCACAGGTCGTACGTCGCGCGACCGAGGGCGAGCTGAGCCCGACCCGGCTGGCGGTCATCTGCGGCGTCGTCCTGCTGGCGACGCTGGTGACCCGCATCGTCTGGGTGTTCGCGGCGACCGCCGCCTACCGGTTCGGCCCGGCCAAGATGCGCGCCGCGGCGTGGAGCTGGAGCCACGCCACGCTGGTGTCGTGGGCGGGGATGCGCGGCGTCGTGACCCTGGCCGCGGCCTTCGTGCTGCCCGAGGAGACACCGCACCGCGACGTGCTGGTGCTGGCGGCGTTCGCCGTGGTGGGCGGCACCCTGCTCCTCAACGGCACCACGCTGCCCTGGCTGGTGCGCCGGCTGGGCGTCGTCGGCCCGGACCCGGCCGAGGACGCGCTGGAGGAGGCGGCACTGCTGTCCAAGGCGACCCGCGCCGGGCTGGACCGCCTCGAGGAGCTCAAGCAGGACGGTGACGACCCGCACGTCATCGAGCGGCTCGAGGAGCGGGCCCGCAGCCGCGCCGACGCGGCGTGGGAGCGGCTGGGCGCCCCGAGCGACCAGGAGACGCCGAGCGAGACCTACCGGCGGCTCCGGCAGGAGATGCTCGACGCGGAGCGCCGGGTCGTCCTGCACGCGCGCGACATGGGCAAGGTCGACGACGAGGTCCTCCAGGACGTCATGAACCTCCTCGACACGGAGGAGTCGCTGCTCGACCGGCTCGAGGACAAGGGCACCGACGTGGAGCGCGAGCTGGTCGCCAAGGTCGAGCGGGTGCGGGCCTGCGTGCACCTCACCGAGGCGCCGGTCGCGGTCAAGCCCACGTCGCCCGAGGGTTGCGAGGAGTGCCTGCGCGACGGCACCAGGTGGGTCCACCTGCGGCTGTGCCTGGCCTGCGGGCACGTGGGCTGCTGCGACTCGTCACCGCAGCAGCACGCGACCAAGCACTTCCACGAGACCGGGGACCCGGTGATCCGCAGCTTCGAGCAGGGCGAGGGCTGGCGCTGGTGCTTCGTCGACGACCGCCTCGGCTGA